One Tamlana carrageenivorans genomic region harbors:
- a CDS encoding discoidin domain-containing protein yields MNLTLSSRISKLAVCATLFLGAFQIGTAQAPSDLMRNCNQWKITYPDGVEEKQLCGKSNEFFYVNNSGDAIVFRAPIRSDNGTTPNSSYIRSELREREVDGSKDIYWTTEGSHMIYVKQAITHLPITKSHLVATQIHGNKADGIDDSMVMRLENSHLFLSFNGGKLRDDVSIKTDYNLGDIHEVIFLVEDGKHYCYYAEDGNLLNAFNSGNASSYLVRADGNDYVMDLNYDQTYFKVGNYTQSNPEKEGDATDDPDNYGEVLVYDFLVDHGGGSTAPIDVTGVSLNPSSVSLAIGGTQELSASVSPSDASNKSVSYSSNNNAVASVSSTGVVTAHSEGSATITVTTSDGNYTDSTNVTVLKASNPSVDTNLALNKNVSGTGSADGSNVAANLVDGDTGTRWSVSGFPQSATIDLGAVQNIGSTELVCYSDRAYQYTIEVSENGSSYTEVVDRTNNSTPGSASSPIIDAFDSINARYVKITVTGADTYTGSWVSLLELAVFPGDGSNTGGEPTPDSTNVALGKSVTFSSQQSHNPASNLVDGDEDSRWSAESYPEWTVIDLGGLYTVNSTEVICFGDRAYQYTIEVSEDGSSYTEVVDRTSNSTGGSNSSPIADSFNEIDARYVRITVTGANDYSGDWISIEELRVFGYSSTATSKSSASKIGNDSVEAVTLWPNPAINTINISGASQYQKLTIFDQTGKVILNQAIQSQSVDISNLKSGMYIFRLEGKAGAVNKRIIKR; encoded by the coding sequence ATGAATCTAACATTATCAAGTCGCATAAGCAAATTGGCGGTATGCGCAACCCTATTTTTAGGGGCCTTTCAAATAGGAACGGCACAAGCTCCCTCAGACCTCATGCGTAATTGTAACCAATGGAAAATTACTTATCCAGATGGTGTAGAAGAAAAACAATTGTGTGGAAAATCAAACGAATTCTTTTATGTTAACAATTCTGGCGATGCTATCGTTTTTAGAGCGCCAATAAGAAGTGATAACGGAACAACACCTAATTCAAGTTACATCCGTTCAGAACTTAGAGAAAGAGAAGTTGATGGAAGTAAAGATATCTATTGGACGACTGAAGGTTCGCATATGATATATGTAAAACAAGCCATCACACATTTACCAATTACTAAATCTCATTTAGTAGCAACGCAAATTCATGGAAATAAAGCCGATGGTATCGACGATTCTATGGTAATGCGATTAGAAAATTCACATTTATTTTTATCATTCAATGGAGGAAAACTACGTGATGATGTAAGCATTAAAACAGATTATAACTTAGGAGATATCCATGAAGTTATCTTTTTAGTTGAAGATGGTAAGCACTATTGTTATTATGCTGAAGATGGAAACTTATTAAACGCTTTTAACAGCGGAAATGCCTCTTCATACTTAGTAAGAGCCGATGGTAACGACTATGTCATGGACTTAAACTACGATCAAACGTATTTTAAAGTAGGTAACTATACGCAAAGTAACCCTGAAAAGGAAGGCGATGCTACAGACGATCCAGATAACTATGGTGAAGTATTAGTATATGATTTCTTAGTAGATCACGGTGGTGGATCAACCGCTCCTATCGATGTTACGGGTGTATCTTTAAACCCTAGTTCAGTTAGTTTAGCTATTGGTGGAACTCAAGAATTATCTGCTTCTGTAAGTCCTTCAGATGCCTCTAATAAAAGTGTGAGCTATAGCTCTAATAATAATGCTGTAGCTTCAGTAAGTTCTACAGGTGTAGTGACTGCACATTCAGAAGGATCAGCAACAATTACTGTAACAACTTCAGATGGAAATTATACAGATTCAACTAATGTTACTGTATTAAAAGCATCAAATCCATCAGTCGATACGAATTTAGCATTAAATAAAAATGTATCAGGAACTGGATCTGCCGATGGATCTAATGTCGCGGCTAATCTTGTTGATGGTGATACAGGTACAAGATGGTCTGTTTCAGGTTTCCCACAATCGGCTACTATCGATTTAGGTGCCGTTCAAAATATTGGAAGTACAGAGTTAGTATGTTATAGCGATCGTGCTTACCAATATACTATTGAAGTTTCTGAAAACGGAAGTTCTTATACCGAAGTTGTAGACAGAACTAATAACTCAACACCAGGATCGGCATCAAGTCCAATTATAGATGCTTTTGATAGTATTAATGCTAGATACGTAAAAATTACGGTTACTGGTGCAGACACTTACACAGGTAGCTGGGTAAGTTTATTAGAATTAGCTGTTTTCCCAGGTGATGGTAGCAATACCGGTGGTGAGCCAACTCCAGATTCTACCAATGTGGCTTTAGGAAAATCGGTAACTTTTTCTAGCCAACAATCTCATAACCCAGCCTCTAATTTAGTAGATGGTGATGAAGACTCAAGATGGTCTGCAGAATCATACCCTGAGTGGACAGTGATCGATTTAGGTGGTTTATATACCGTTAATAGTACTGAAGTTATTTGTTTTGGTGACCGTGCTTACCAATATACAATTGAAGTTTCTGAAGACGGAAGTTCGTATACTGAAGTTGTAGACAGAACTAGTAATTCAACTGGAGGTTCTAATTCATCTCCAATTGCAGATTCTTTTAATGAAATTGATGCTCGATATGTTAGAATCACAGTAACTGGTGCCAATGATTATTCTGGAGATTGGATTAGTATTGAGGAGCTTAGAGTATTTGGATATTCTAGTACAGCAACATCAAAATCTAGTGCTTCTAAAATTGGAAATGATTCGGTTGAAGCTGTAACCTTATGGCCAAACCCAGCTATAAACACCATTAATATTAGCGGTGCAAGCCAATACCAAAAACTAACTATTTTTGATCAAACAGGTAAAGTGATTTTAAATCAAGCGATTCAAAGTCAATCGGTTGATATATCAAACCTAAAATCAGGAATGTATATTTTCAGACTTGAAGGAAAAGCAGGTGCTGTTAATAAGCGCATTATTAAGAGATAA